One segment of Toxoplasma gondii ME49 chromosome VI, whole genome shotgun sequence DNA contains the following:
- a CDS encoding hypothetical protein (encoded by transcript TGME49_238073) produces MFSAYLYGWFRVSLQRAEIGVCRSFWLMCISAQMPVRICTYVCVCVCREVQSVVFFAFSRWRHLLSLLCFSFSARNASFVWMFPAFSLLLLHTVSSCLSCPHLVCARRRSSPAESRWCLLWCTYTRASFSSFLPFVHFSGVRFFFRCACVPGAGVVFSSVLPVPHPRPSTSPLFLSLPWLKKGGDGRSEKLSARRTRALHALRLSTTSTSRKAAVRIRERHPF; encoded by the exons atgtttTCTGCATATTTGTATGGGTGGTTTagagtgtctctgcagcgagCAGAAATAGGCGTATGTAGAAGCTTTTGGCTTATGTGTATTTCTGCACAAATGCCTGTGCGTATCTGCACatacgtatgtgtgtgtgtttgtagGGAGGTGCAGAGTGTTGTTTTCTTTGCGTTTTCCCGTTGGAGGCATTTGTTatctctcctttgtttctctttttccgcaAGAAATGCTTCGTTTGTCTGGATGTTTCCTGCATTTTCGCTGTTGCTTCTCCACACTGTTTCATCGTGTCTTTCTTGTCCACACCTCGTTTGCGCTCGGCGGCGCTCCTCTCCCGCTGAAAGCCgctggtgtctcctctggtgtacatacacccgagcgTCGTtcagttcttttcttcctttcgtgCATTTTTCGGGCGTCCGCTTTTTTTTCCGTTGTGCATGCGTACCTGGCGCAGGCgtggttttttcttctgtgttgcCTGTGCCTCACCCTCGACCCTCAACCTCGCCTCTTTTTTTGTCGCTTCCG TGGCTcaagaaaggaggagacggaagaagcgaaaagctCTCAGCCCGGCGAACTcgtgctctgcatgcactgcggCTTTCTACGACTTCCACTTCGAGAAAGGCGGCAGTGCGGataagagagagacacccaTTCTAA